From one Patescibacteria group bacterium genomic stretch:
- the nagB gene encoding glucosamine-6-phosphate deaminase has translation MKVIVVKNYQEMSKKALGLVMAQLWEKPDSVLGLATGSTPLGLYKKLVQAYRLGNADFSKVVTFNLDEYYGLGPNDKQSYHYYMWANFFSQINIRPENIHIPDGLASNKEVKKYVRNYEKAIFEAGGIDLQILGLGRNGHLGFNEPGSNFSSPTRLVKLSASTLKANARFFSSIKQVPKQALTMGLGTIAKANKIILLAVGADKAVAVAATVEGRVSKKVPATILQKLNNVTFIIDEAAASKLKKNYKSSLSLVDKRFNVLTEDNLPKDKKIIVISPHPDDASISLGGTISALAKYNKVYTFIMTTGYRSFMNGKDKLERIKIREKEVRREGKILGAEPIFLHLSCYDAKDIKQAIKNDVNKVKHLFNQIKPDIIFLPHKKDGHPTHIASRKVTLLSLPKVRQPYGQELELWQFEGPWAIFSEGDFDTIFAFSKKAMFKKMQAIRAQTSQISRTRFDVAAESLARLRAALIPEQALFGFGQKKSKKLGDYFELFKVTRK, from the coding sequence AATCGTTGTAAAAAATTATCAAGAAATGTCTAAAAAAGCCTTAGGTTTGGTTATGGCCCAATTATGGGAAAAACCAGATTCAGTTTTAGGTTTGGCAACAGGTAGTACGCCATTGGGGCTTTATAAAAAATTAGTTCAAGCTTATCGGCTGGGTAATGCTGATTTTTCTAAAGTAGTCACTTTTAATCTAGATGAATATTATGGCTTAGGCCCCAATGATAAGCAGAGTTATCATTATTATATGTGGGCTAATTTTTTTAGCCAGATTAATATTAGACCGGAAAATATTCATATTCCAGATGGTTTAGCAAGCAATAAAGAAGTTAAAAAGTATGTTCGCAATTATGAAAAAGCTATTTTTGAAGCTGGTGGAATTGATTTACAAATTTTAGGCTTGGGACGTAACGGACATTTAGGTTTTAATGAGCCGGGTAGTAATTTTTCCAGTCCAACTCGTTTAGTTAAATTGTCTGCTTCAACCCTTAAGGCTAATGCCAGATTTTTTTCTTCTATAAAACAGGTGCCTAAACAAGCCTTAACCATGGGTCTTGGTACTATAGCTAAGGCTAATAAGATTATATTGTTAGCTGTCGGTGCTGATAAGGCCGTGGCCGTAGCAGCAACTGTGGAGGGTAGAGTTAGTAAAAAAGTTCCAGCCACAATTTTACAAAAATTAAACAATGTTACTTTTATAATAGATGAAGCGGCCGCCAGTAAATTAAAAAAGAATTATAAGTCGTCTTTGTCTTTAGTAGATAAGCGTTTTAATGTTTTAACCGAAGATAATTTACCAAAAGATAAAAAAATTATTGTTATTTCCCCACATCCGGACGATGCTTCTATTAGTTTAGGTGGTACGATTAGTGCTTTAGCTAAGTATAATAAAGTTTATACTTTTATAATGACAACTGGATATCGCTCTTTCATGAATGGTAAAGATAAATTAGAGAGAATTAAAATACGAGAGAAAGAAGTTAGGCGGGAAGGTAAAATATTAGGCGCCGAGCCGATTTTTCTTCATTTGAGTTGTTATGACGCCAAAGATATTAAACAGGCTATTAAGAACGATGTTAATAAAGTAAAACATTTATTTAATCAGATTAAGCCGGATATTATTTTTTTACCACACAAGAAGGATGGTCACCCTACACATATTGCCAGCCGTAAAGTTACTTTATTGTCTTTACCAAAGGTTAGGCAACCCTATGGCCAAGAATTAGAATTATGGCAGTTTGAAGGTCCGTGGGCTATTTTTAGCGAAGGGGATTTTGATACTATTTTTGCTTTTTCTAAAAAGGCTATGTTTAAAAAAATGCAGGCTATTAGAGCTCAAACTTCGCAGATTAGTCGAACCCGTTTTGATGTAGCTGCTGAATCTTTAGCCAGATTAAGAGCTGCTTTAATACCAGAACAAGCTTTGTTTGGTTTTGGCCAAAAGAAAAGTAAAAAATTGGGCGACTATTTTGAGCTTTTTAAAGTAACCAGGAAATAG
- a CDS encoding TrmB family transcriptional regulator — protein sequence MSKIREILIKFGLADKEIAVYLSLLKLGPSPVRKVALEAGVNRGTTYDILKSLQEQGLVSYFHEEKRQYFIAEDPKALVDCLDNKKIKMDNLRTDLVALLPELKSIQYVMEERPVVKFYEGSQGVRTILQDVLDVMSTSQIAEYYVFSSADVKKYIYQAYPTFTEERIHLGIKVQAISLGSGGEETELSKRKWLPTNNSAPTYTLIYAGKVAMISINNEKKQPHGVIIEDKSLYQTQQMIFDSLWNKI from the coding sequence ATGTCAAAAATAAGGGAAATATTAATAAAATTTGGTCTAGCAGATAAGGAAATAGCTGTTTACTTATCTTTGCTTAAATTAGGGCCTTCACCTGTTAGAAAGGTGGCCTTGGAGGCTGGGGTTAACAGGGGTACGACTTATGATATTTTAAAAAGCCTGCAAGAACAGGGTTTAGTTAGTTATTTTCACGAAGAAAAACGGCAGTACTTTATTGCTGAAGACCCTAAGGCGTTAGTTGATTGTTTAGACAACAAAAAAATAAAAATGGATAATTTGCGAACGGATTTAGTGGCTTTGTTACCCGAGCTTAAATCTATTCAGTATGTTATGGAGGAAAGGCCAGTGGTTAAATTTTACGAAGGCAGTCAAGGAGTTAGAACTATTTTACAGGATGTTTTGGATGTTATGTCTACTAGCCAAATAGCAGAGTATTATGTTTTTTCTTCGGCTGATGTTAAAAAGTATATTTATCAAGCTTACCCCACTTTTACCGAAGAAAGAATTCATTTAGGTATTAAAGTGCAGGCAATTTCTTTAGGTTCAGGGGGTGAAGAAACAGAATTATCTAAACGTAAATGGTTGCCTACTAACAATAGCGCGCCGACTTACACTTTAATTTATGCCGGCAAGGTAGCGATGATTTCCATTAATAACGAAAAAAAACAGCCGCACGGCGTTATTATAGAAGACAAAAGTTTGTATCAAACACAGCAAATGATTTTTGATAGTTTGTGGAATAAAATTTAA
- a CDS encoding PHP domain-containing protein encodes MADYNYDFQCHSTLSDGDCSPSEIIIKAQKNKLKGLILTDHNTLSGYSEFKQAADNNSIETIQGVEISTKYKGIEVHILAYSIAFDIKKINKILKPIITGYNERSKKITKILEKKLGLKLNFQELLKERPAGTCVTKYHIQKKTAQISGIQPGEIGKLLNTKGKYHVPYGSWAKNPIGLIKRIKDSNAVAIFAHPGELINRSKLSKKETIKIINKLTKELIKAGIDGIEFRHPNHTTEQERLYKKIIIKNNLLGIGSSDWHGPFHHPERYLGMKGLTNKEWVLFKKELIKRTGN; translated from the coding sequence ATGGCCGACTACAACTATGATTTTCAATGTCATTCAACCCTCTCTGATGGAGACTGCTCTCCGTCAGAAATAATAATTAAGGCCCAAAAAAATAAATTAAAAGGTTTAATATTAACCGATCATAATACCTTGTCCGGTTATTCAGAATTTAAACAAGCAGCAGATAACAACTCTATAGAAACAATACAAGGTGTAGAAATATCCACTAAATATAAAGGTATTGAAGTACATATATTAGCCTATTCAATAGCCTTTGATATAAAAAAAATTAATAAGATACTTAAACCTATAATTACAGGTTATAATGAAAGATCAAAGAAAATAACCAAAATACTAGAAAAAAAATTAGGTCTAAAATTAAATTTTCAAGAACTTCTAAAAGAAAGACCAGCGGGTACCTGCGTTACTAAATATCATATACAAAAAAAAACTGCTCAAATAAGTGGGATCCAACCTGGGGAAATAGGAAAACTTCTGAACACTAAGGGTAAATATCATGTACCCTACGGCAGTTGGGCAAAAAATCCAATAGGATTAATTAAAAGGATTAAAGACAGTAATGCTGTTGCTATATTTGCTCATCCCGGAGAATTAATTAACAGATCAAAATTAAGTAAGAAAGAAACTATAAAAATAATTAATAAATTGACTAAGGAACTAATTAAAGCAGGTATAGACGGCATAGAATTCCGGCACCCTAACCATACTACAGAACAAGAACGTTTATATAAAAAAATAATAATTAAGAATAATTTATTAGGTATTGGCAGCTCTGACTGGCATGGGCCGTTCCATCATCCAGAAAGATATCTTGGTATGAAAGGTTTAACTAACAAAGAATGGGTCTTATTCAAAAAAGAGCTAATAAAAAGAACGGGCAATTAA
- a CDS encoding endonuclease Q family protein, whose amino-acid sequence MKIYADLHIHSKYSRACSKELTPENIDLWCRIKGLGLVATGDFTHPKWFSELKEKLEPAEEGLYKLKSSYQKTEPLFKEKQIQPVRFMVGTELSCIYKHNDKVRRVHHCVFTPSLEIASQISQALVDRGCNIKSDGRPILGLASKELLKIILDIDKRNVLVPAHIWTPWFAVFGSKSGYDSLEECFEELADKIFAVETGLSSDPKMNWRVPKLDKVALISNSDAHSLPNLGREANVFSGNSLSYDNIWQAVKEVAVKNKTASLVLEKTIEFFPDEGRYHFDGHKDCQICLSPQETKKQQGLCPKCLRPLTIGVLNRVEELASRPEGYQTNQRLPYISLVELDKLIAEVLGVKGRQSKKVGEIYWPLVSAFGSELAVLLSSSVGDLKKIAGPNLAKGIQNLRQGRVSLSPGYDGEYGQVRVLSQAKKLINQTSLF is encoded by the coding sequence ATGAAAATTTACGCTGATTTACATATTCATTCCAAATACTCTCGGGCTTGTTCTAAAGAGCTTACACCCGAGAACATAGATTTATGGTGTCGGATTAAAGGTTTGGGGCTCGTGGCTACTGGCGATTTTACTCATCCTAAATGGTTTAGCGAACTTAAGGAAAAGTTGGAACCAGCTGAGGAGGGTTTGTATAAACTTAAATCTAGTTATCAAAAAACCGAGCCATTATTTAAAGAAAAACAAATTCAACCAGTCAGATTTATGGTGGGTACGGAATTGTCTTGTATTTATAAACATAATGACAAGGTGCGCCGGGTACATCATTGTGTATTTACACCAAGTTTAGAAATTGCCAGTCAAATAAGCCAAGCTTTGGTAGACAGGGGTTGTAATATAAAGTCTGACGGCCGGCCGATTTTGGGTTTAGCCAGTAAAGAGCTGTTAAAAATTATTTTAGATATAGATAAACGTAATGTTTTAGTGCCGGCACATATTTGGACACCTTGGTTTGCTGTGTTTGGTTCTAAATCTGGTTATGATAGTTTAGAAGAATGTTTTGAAGAATTAGCTGACAAGATATTTGCCGTGGAAACCGGGTTATCATCCGATCCTAAAATGAATTGGCGGGTGCCTAAATTAGACAAAGTAGCACTTATTTCCAATTCGGATGCGCATTCTTTGCCAAACTTAGGTCGGGAGGCCAATGTTTTTTCTGGAAATAGTTTATCCTACGATAATATTTGGCAAGCAGTTAAAGAAGTGGCTGTCAAAAATAAAACAGCCAGTTTAGTTTTGGAAAAAACCATAGAATTTTTTCCGGATGAAGGTCGGTATCATTTTGATGGGCATAAAGACTGTCAAATATGTTTATCACCCCAGGAAACAAAAAAACAGCAAGGTCTTTGCCCTAAATGTTTAAGACCTTTGACCATTGGCGTGCTAAATAGAGTAGAGGAGCTGGCTAGTCGTCCAGAGGGTTATCAAACTAATCAACGCTTACCTTATATAAGTTTAGTGGAGTTGGATAAATTAATAGCTGAAGTTTTGGGGGTTAAGGGTCGACAAAGCAAGAAAGTTGGGGAAATTTATTGGCCTTTAGTGTCGGCTTTTGGCAGTGAGTTAGCTGTTTTATTAAGCAGTTCTGTAGGCGATTTAAAAAAGATAGCGGGGCCTAATTTAGCTAAGGGGATACAAAATTTACGACAAGGTCGAGTTAGTTTAAGCCCGGGCTATGATGGTGAATATGGTCAGGTAAGGGTGTTAAGCCAAGCAAAAAAACTTATTAATCAAACCAGTTTGTTTTGA
- the rplS gene encoding 50S ribosomal protein L19 translates to MSEQKTVPAEAVAPTEKKDFSHIKSGQLVKVHQKIKETNTKGEEKERIQVFEGLVLSRRGGLGTNSTITVRKVSHGVGVERIFPLHLPTIADIEVLKTFKTNRAKLFYLRDYKKKLKEVS, encoded by the coding sequence ATGTCTGAACAAAAAACCGTCCCAGCTGAGGCTGTTGCCCCGACAGAGAAAAAAGATTTCTCCCATATTAAGTCCGGCCAATTGGTTAAAGTGCACCAAAAAATAAAGGAAACTAACACCAAAGGCGAAGAAAAAGAACGTATTCAGGTATTTGAAGGTTTGGTTCTTAGTCGTCGCGGGGGTTTGGGCACTAATTCTACTATCACTGTTCGAAAAGTTTCCCACGGTGTTGGTGTGGAAAGAATTTTTCCCCTACATCTACCAACTATCGCTGATATTGAAGTTCTAAAAACTTTTAAAACCAACCGGGCGAAATTATTTTACTTAAGAGATTACAAAAAAAAGCTAAAAGAAGTTTCCTAA
- the gmk gene encoding guanylate kinase, producing the protein MKPGKLFIISGPSQVGKDSVVRSLWKNSSLNLVHIITYTTRNKRPGEKNGQAYNFVPPSIFEKMITQEKFLEWATVRQAYFGTPKQPVEQALKKGKNVILQIDVQGAAQIKNKLPETILIFITAESKQEIKRRIFASTKMTAEQKNSRWLEAQQELKKKPMYQYTIINRLGYLNKTVRQVKNIILNHTS; encoded by the coding sequence ATGAAGCCAGGTAAACTTTTTATTATTTCCGGCCCTTCTCAGGTCGGCAAAGATTCAGTGGTTCGTTCCTTATGGAAAAACAGTTCTTTAAATTTGGTTCATATTATAACTTACACCACCCGAAACAAGCGGCCAGGTGAAAAAAACGGCCAGGCTTATAATTTCGTGCCACCAAGTATTTTTGAAAAAATGATTACCCAAGAAAAATTTTTAGAATGGGCTACGGTTAGACAAGCTTATTTTGGTACACCTAAACAACCCGTAGAGCAGGCTCTTAAAAAAGGTAAAAACGTTATTTTGCAAATCGATGTTCAGGGGGCCGCTCAAATAAAAAATAAATTACCCGAAACAATTCTAATATTTATTACAGCTGAATCTAAACAAGAAATAAAACGTCGAATCTTCGCTTCTACTAAAATGACTGCTGAACAAAAAAACTCACGCTGGTTGGAAGCCCAGCAAGAATTAAAGAAAAAACCTATGTACCAATATACAATCATCAACCGCTTGGGCTATTTGAATAAAACAGTCAGGCAAGTTAAAAACATCATCTTAAACCATACCTCCTAG
- a CDS encoding RluA family pseudouridine synthase, with amino-acid sequence MSQTITVPPLTQPTRLDKFLVSQLPTLSRHLLQQNIKQGLITVNNKKATPHHWLKKDDVINYPLLVNKPKTTLQPNPNVKWELIKDTVDYLIINKPSGLTTHPASGVTEPTLIEGVVAKYPDLKTVGEDALRPGIVHRLDKEASGLMVVAKNQAMFEHLKNAFQERKVAKEYSALVIGQMHQPSGTINFSISRSKNNRTKMAAQAANQTGGKEAVTHFTVVKQYQAVCLISVTIATGRTHQIRTHLNSYGHPLVGDPIYRPKNLSFKNNPGRLFLHATKLGFFDLLNNWQEFVSPLPLELQDFLKQLS; translated from the coding sequence ATGTCTCAAACCATAACTGTGCCCCCACTTACCCAACCAACCCGTCTGGATAAATTTCTAGTTAGCCAATTACCAACACTTTCCCGACACTTGCTACAACAAAATATTAAACAGGGGCTCATAACCGTTAATAACAAAAAAGCTACTCCTCACCATTGGTTAAAAAAAGATGATGTCATAAACTATCCTCTGCTTGTTAATAAACCTAAAACTACCCTACAACCTAACCCTAATGTTAAATGGGAACTAATAAAGGACACGGTAGATTATTTAATTATCAATAAACCGTCCGGCTTAACAACCCATCCAGCATCAGGCGTTACCGAACCTACTTTGATTGAAGGGGTGGTGGCTAAATATCCAGACCTCAAAACCGTAGGCGAAGATGCTTTACGACCAGGTATTGTGCATAGGCTAGACAAAGAAGCTTCGGGGCTAATGGTTGTGGCTAAAAACCAAGCTATGTTTGAACATCTAAAAAATGCTTTTCAAGAAAGAAAAGTAGCTAAAGAATATTCAGCTCTGGTTATTGGTCAAATGCACCAACCATCGGGCACTATAAATTTTTCTATCAGCCGTTCCAAAAACAATCGCACAAAAATGGCTGCTCAAGCCGCTAACCAAACTGGTGGTAAAGAAGCAGTTACCCACTTTACTGTTGTTAAACAATACCAAGCAGTCTGCTTAATAAGTGTTACCATTGCCACTGGTCGAACCCACCAAATAAGAACCCATCTTAATTCTTATGGCCATCCTTTAGTTGGCGATCCAATTTATCGCCCCAAAAACTTGAGTTTTAAAAACAATCCTGGTAGGCTTTTTTTACACGCTACCAAACTAGGCTTTTTTGACCTCTTAAATAATTGGCAAGAGTTTGTTAGTCCGCTACCTTTAGAACTACAAGACTTCCTTAAACAACTTTCATGA
- the guaA gene encoding glutamine-hydrolyzing GMP synthase, producing MTTNKFIAIIDFGSQYTHLISRRLKDLSVAYKIFPPTVSSNQLTKAQGLILSGGPNSVITNPIKYNDQIFKLNLPILGLCYGHQLISQIFGGQITPSKIREYGLAKLVIKKNNLLLKDLPKVSVVWMSHGDSVTKLPKDFTTLASTTSLKQAAIVHKTKPIFGLQFHPEVHHTAYGLDILTRFVFDICKTKTNQQTSLVQEILQETIKQAKNKKVFLLASGGIDSTVALAIMSKALGNNRVQALHVDTGFMRQNESLLVKRALNKIGFNNLHIIQAKNLFLNKLKKISEPETKRQIIGQTFLQCVNLGIKNLKLNKKDWLLGQGTIYPDTIESGGTKHADKIKTHHNRIGLLADLAAKGLLVEPLRKLYKDEVRQLGNDLKLPPELIWTHPFPGPGLAVRILCLNKKELKNSAVNNFQLTKLKLKHRLLPIKSVGVQGDERSYAHPLALEGTYKNFINYTKQATKLANQHPEINRVILKIFGPTINLGQPYEAYLSANRIKKLQILDHLISKILKQANVYYKIWQCPVILIPFGQQYKDSLVLRPFASKEAMTGQAYRLPAKTLSQIVKQIKKLKLVDYIFYDLTNKPPGTIEWE from the coding sequence ATGACTACTAATAAATTTATAGCTATTATCGATTTTGGCTCCCAATATACGCATCTTATTAGCCGACGTTTAAAAGATTTAAGCGTGGCCTATAAAATATTTCCACCAACTGTTTCAAGTAATCAACTAACTAAGGCCCAAGGACTAATTCTATCTGGCGGACCTAACAGCGTTATAACCAATCCAATTAAATATAATGACCAAATTTTTAAACTAAATCTACCAATTTTAGGTTTATGTTATGGTCACCAACTAATCTCTCAAATTTTTGGCGGACAAATAACTCCTAGCAAAATTCGAGAATATGGCTTAGCCAAATTGGTGATTAAAAAAAACAATCTCCTACTAAAAGACCTACCAAAAGTCAGCGTAGTTTGGATGAGCCACGGCGACAGCGTCACTAAACTTCCTAAAGACTTTACTACCTTAGCCAGCACCACCTCTCTAAAACAAGCGGCCATTGTTCATAAAACTAAACCTATTTTCGGCTTGCAATTTCATCCCGAGGTTCACCATACCGCCTACGGCTTAGATATTTTAACCCGCTTTGTTTTTGATATTTGTAAAACTAAAACTAATCAACAAACCTCTTTAGTACAAGAAATTCTACAAGAAACTATTAAACAAGCTAAAAATAAAAAAGTTTTCCTGCTAGCTTCCGGCGGAATTGATTCTACTGTAGCTTTAGCTATCATGAGTAAAGCTTTGGGTAATAACCGGGTCCAAGCCTTGCATGTGGACACTGGCTTTATGAGGCAAAACGAAAGCCTTTTAGTTAAACGGGCTCTAAATAAAATTGGCTTTAATAATTTACATATTATTCAAGCTAAAAATTTATTTCTAAACAAACTTAAAAAAATATCTGAACCGGAAACCAAACGGCAGATTATCGGCCAAACCTTTTTACAATGCGTTAATTTGGGTATTAAAAACTTAAAACTTAATAAAAAAGACTGGCTCTTAGGTCAGGGCACTATTTATCCCGATACTATTGAATCTGGCGGCACCAAACACGCTGATAAAATAAAAACCCACCACAACAGAATTGGTTTATTAGCCGACTTAGCAGCTAAAGGTTTGCTGGTGGAACCTTTACGTAAACTATATAAAGATGAGGTTAGGCAGCTGGGTAATGATTTAAAACTGCCACCCGAGCTAATTTGGACTCACCCTTTTCCTGGTCCGGGACTAGCTGTCAGAATTCTTTGCTTAAATAAAAAAGAACTTAAAAATTCCGCTGTTAATAATTTCCAATTAACAAAACTTAAACTTAAGCACCGCTTACTACCCATTAAAAGCGTCGGCGTACAAGGCGACGAAAGAAGTTATGCTCACCCTTTGGCCCTAGAAGGAACTTATAAAAATTTTATTAACTACACTAAACAAGCTACCAAACTAGCTAACCAACATCCGGAAATAAATCGGGTTATTTTAAAAATTTTTGGCCCCACTATAAACTTAGGCCAACCTTACGAAGCTTATCTCTCAGCCAACCGTATCAAAAAACTACAAATTCTCGACCATCTAATCAGCAAAATTTTAAAACAAGCTAATGTTTATTATAAAATCTGGCAATGTCCAGTTATCCTTATACCCTTTGGCCAGCAATATAAAGACAGCCTAGTTTTAAGGCCTTTTGCTTCCAAAGAAGCTATGACTGGCCAGGCTTATCGCCTACCAGCTAAAACATTAAGCCAAATAGTTAAGCAAATAAAAAAATTAAAACTGGTTGATTACATCTTCTACGATTTAACCAATAAGCCCCCGGGCACAATTGAATGGGAATAA
- a CDS encoding IMP dehydrogenase codes for MSLPLYLTYDDVLLEPGYSDLRRSAIDLSTILGKIKLTAPILSAPMDTVTESALAIALARLGGLGVIHMNMPITAQVKEVSKVKKEKLLVGAAIAYGDGAFERAEALLKSDVDLLVIDTAHGHSKGVIEMTKQIKKDKRFNKVTLVAGNVATVEGVRVLVKAGADVVKVGIGPGSICTTRVVAGIGVPQLSAVMLAVKEANKFKKPIIADGGINYSGDMVKALAGGAGAIMLGRLLAGTKESPGKLVKAKQGWFKAYRGMGSFEAMQKGSKNRYGQADFKTKYLVPEGVSARVPYVGSLSDYLQQMVGGIKSGFVYIGAKNLKEVKKKAKFIRITEASLKESHPHDLWAMQVTSNYNK; via the coding sequence ATGTCTCTACCTTTATATTTAACTTATGACGATGTTTTATTAGAACCGGGTTATTCGGATTTACGGCGTTCGGCTATAGATTTATCCACAATTTTAGGAAAAATTAAGCTAACAGCGCCAATATTATCAGCGCCAATGGATACGGTAACAGAAAGCGCTTTAGCTATAGCTTTAGCTAGATTGGGTGGGCTGGGCGTAATTCATATGAATATGCCAATTACTGCTCAGGTTAAGGAAGTTAGTAAAGTTAAAAAAGAAAAATTATTAGTAGGAGCCGCTATAGCTTATGGCGACGGAGCTTTTGAACGGGCCGAGGCTTTGCTTAAGTCGGATGTGGACTTGTTAGTAATAGATACGGCTCATGGTCATTCTAAAGGTGTTATAGAGATGACTAAGCAGATTAAAAAGGATAAAAGATTTAATAAAGTAACTTTGGTAGCTGGTAATGTGGCTACGGTCGAAGGGGTTAGGGTTTTAGTAAAAGCTGGCGCGGACGTGGTAAAGGTGGGGATTGGGCCAGGTTCCATTTGTACCACCAGAGTAGTGGCTGGTATAGGCGTGCCTCAACTATCTGCTGTGATGCTGGCGGTTAAAGAAGCTAATAAGTTTAAAAAACCGATTATTGCCGACGGTGGTATAAATTATTCAGGGGATATGGTAAAGGCTTTGGCTGGTGGAGCTGGGGCTATTATGTTGGGTAGATTGTTGGCTGGTACTAAAGAATCGCCAGGAAAATTAGTTAAGGCTAAGCAAGGTTGGTTTAAGGCTTATCGGGGCATGGGATCGTTTGAAGCTATGCAAAAAGGCAGTAAGAATAGATACGGTCAAGCTGATTTTAAAACTAAATATTTGGTGCCGGAAGGGGTTTCGGCTAGGGTACCTTATGTTGGTAGTTTATCTGATTATTTACAGCAAATGGTTGGTGGTATAAAATCCGGTTTTGTTTATATAGGTGCTAAAAATTTAAAAGAAGTTAAAAAGAAAGCTAAATTTATTAGGATAACCGAAGCTTCTCTTAAAGAAAGTCACCCGCATGATTTGTGGGCTATGCAAGTAACGTCTAATTATAATAAGTAA
- a CDS encoding NUDIX hydrolase: protein MELQVGVKALIKNESGNYLLLKRTEPYPEESEPRWDIPGGRINIGEPIEQALQREITEETGLTITNEPRIIQAQDILRNSDKHVVRLTYLVQTVGEIKLNPQEHTDFVWCSLEKISELRHDIYLDPILKTLQAASSASVKD, encoded by the coding sequence ATGGAATTACAAGTCGGCGTCAAAGCTTTAATAAAAAACGAATCTGGTAATTATCTACTGCTCAAAAGGACTGAACCATACCCCGAAGAAAGCGAACCCAGGTGGGACATACCAGGCGGACGAATAAATATTGGCGAACCTATTGAACAAGCTTTACAAAGAGAAATAACTGAAGAAACCGGTTTAACCATAACTAATGAACCACGAATAATTCAGGCTCAAGATATTCTAAGAAATTCTGACAAACATGTTGTCCGTTTAACCTATCTAGTACAAACTGTTGGAGAAATAAAACTTAATCCTCAAGAACACACTGACTTTGTTTGGTGCTCACTTGAAAAAATTTCTGAACTTCGGCATGATATATACTTGGATCCTATTTTAAAAACTTTACAAGCGGCTAGCTCAGCTTCCGTCAAAGATTAA